The DNA window ATACAGCAGCGCGGCGACGATCAGCCCGCTGGCCAGCATCGCCATCGCGCCCCAGCGATACACCTGATCGAAGCGTGCGCGGTCGTGCACCGCCCAGCGATGCAGTTTGGCAATCAGGAACTTCTGGTACACCGTGGCGGGAAACAGGTAGATCGCGGTCATCACCGCCAGCGCGATGCCGAAGTGGCCGGCCGCGGCATCGCCGGCCAGATACTTCAGCAGCACCGTGCCAATCTGGAAGAACACCGGGTACAACACCGCCGCCATCCCGTACGGCCAGGCCTGCCAGGCCAGTTCGCGGATGCCCGGCTTCGGCGCGTCACTGCTTTGCAGCGAGGCGCCATGCCCATGCAGCGACCAGCGGCCGCGCGCCATCGCGATCCACTGCGGGGCGGCCATGGCCAGCACCAGCAGCGCCAGCACGGCATAGGCCCAGGCCACTGAAATCAGCGGCATCGCCAACCAGGCCGTGGCCAGCAAGGCCACCAGCAAGCGCCCACCGGGCACCAGCAATTGCCAGCCCGCCAGCGCAGCGTGGCGATCTTCCAGCCGCAGCTTGCTGCCGATCTGTTCCACCGCCAGCAAACCCAACACCACCGGCGACAGCACCAGCAGGAACTCGCGCGTGCGCGCATCCACCGGCGGGCCCCACAACGCCCATGCCACCAGCACCGCCAGCGTCAATGCGGTGGTGAGCGTGATGAAACGTTCGCTGGCCACGCGCCAGCGCTGCGCCGCCCAACCCTCCGCACCAAATACCTTGAGCCGGTATTGCGACAGGCCGAAGCCGGCCAACGGCGCAATCACCGTGACCGTCGCCAGCGAGGAAGCGAACAGACCATAGTCATCCGGCCCGTAGCGACGCGCCAGCAAGGTCTGGGTAAGGAACACCATCGCCGCGCCGGCCGCAGTGGCCAGCGACAACAACGACAGCGCAGTCATCGCGGGGCGCAGGGGCATGGGCATTGCGCGCTGCATCACGCCGCTTCCAGGGTGGGCATGGGCAACAACTCGCCGTAGACATCACAGGTCTTGCGGATGACCACGCGCTCGTCGAAATCA is part of the Pseudoxanthomonas indica genome and encodes:
- a CDS encoding lipopolysaccharide biosynthesis protein, whose amino-acid sequence is MPLRPAMTALSLLSLATAAGAAMVFLTQTLLARRYGPDDYGLFASSLATVTVIAPLAGFGLSQYRLKVFGAEGWAAQRWRVASERFITLTTALTLAVLVAWALWGPPVDARTREFLLVLSPVVLGLLAVEQIGSKLRLEDRHAALAGWQLLVPGGRLLVALLATAWLAMPLISVAWAYAVLALLVLAMAAPQWIAMARGRWSLHGHGASLQSSDAPKPGIRELAWQAWPYGMAAVLYPVFFQIGTVLLKYLAGDAAAGHFGIALAVMTAIYLFPATVYQKFLIAKLHRWAVHDRARFDQVYRWGAMAMLASGLIVAALLYVAAPWATLVFGQAYDGLESLLRLLAICVPLRFLSTAVGSVLLTERHMRYRVAAMALAALAAVLLNLALIPALAETGAAWATVGAEALLLALMAYGARRVRKGELR